In a single window of the Coffea eugenioides isolate CCC68of chromosome 3, Ceug_1.0, whole genome shotgun sequence genome:
- the LOC113766723 gene encoding protein FAR1-RELATED SEQUENCE 5-like has product MDCSKLAENGTPELGMEFNSEEDAYKFYNKYAFKMGFSVRKDYLNKDKDGVTTSRRYSCCKEGVKRKYEGDVMPKRTRAPTKTGCGAKMVIVLFRGTMKYRVHDLVLEHNHELHIAQCAHMMPSQRKVSVAQGFQAEISEDAGLSLKQSHELMGTEAGGMGNVGYTRDDLKRYLRTRRERSLKYGEAGSMLNYFQEQTLENPSFFHAVQLDCEEQITNIFWADAGMLIDYNFFGDVVTFDTTYKTNKEYRPLGVFVGFNQHRQIVIFGAALMYDETIDSFKWVFGTFLEAMCGKHPSTILTDQDHAMAAALSIVMPETFHGLCTFHIRRNFMKHLGNHYKENSDLPYMFGACMYEFEEVEQFNRVWEAMVKKHNLENNEWLSGLYKIRDKWARCMMKERWTAGMRSTQLSESLNAAIKNHLKLDHDLVQFFRHFNRVVDEKRHNELIAEYEMRQKLPMVGLRQTPMLVHASETYSPTVFVAFQNEYGESTAMVILRQQDAAMFVEFAVMRYDGGPERTVVFNRNDLSVRCSCKKYENEGILCGHALKVFDTVGIKIIPPEYIKRRWTKRARAGDCFDRRGQEVVADPKVMISTRYRELAPAMIKVATRAAMSEDTSKVAITVISDLSKRVELLLSESEEQPLQNQKNLNMEERDKIEIVNEMGEAVVARGIKKRGGGKKSRVMRSWVDKFDRVKRKSRLSRTTQTTVSESEPTSISFEEYMFMGCRSSTDSVSTHSMSQTVNGPPNAVAPDIDESQTVHRLANQGPPASVPTEWMHPRFSIFSKHNSVRDVLMEERGAISTHCDVDAYHVFAPSPQERNNTQGLQLRVDVASPQNEVDE; this is encoded by the exons ATGGATTGCAGCAAATTGGCAGAAAATGGGACCCCTGAATTAGGAATGGAGTTCAACAGTGAAGAGGATGCGTACAAGTTTTACAACAAGTATGCCTTTAAAATGGGTTTCAGTGTACGTAAAGACTATCTGAATAAAGACAAAGACGGCGTGACCACGTCTAGGAGATATAGTTGCTGCAAGGAAGGTGTGAAACGCAAGTACGAAGGTGATGTGATGCCAAAGAGGACACGAGCGCCGACGAAAACAGGGTGTGGAGCTAAGATGGTTATCGTGTTGTTTAGAGGGACAATGAAGTACCGTGTGCATGACCTTGTCTTAGAGCATAATCATGAGTTGCACATTGCTCAATGTGCTCACATGATGCCATCACAAAGAAAAGTGAGTGTGGCTCAAGGATTCCAAGCTGAAATAAGCGAGGATGCTGGGCTTTCATTGAAACAGAGCCATGAGCTTATGGGAACGGAAGCAGGTGGGATGGGTAATGTGGGATATACTCGGGATGATCTTAAACGATATCTTCGAACGAGACGGGAAAGGAGCTTGAAATATGGAGAAGCAGGTAGCATGCTGAATTATTTTCAAGAGCAAACACTCGAGAATCCATCCTTTTTTCATGCCGTACAGCTGGACTGTGAAGAGCAGATAACGAATATCTTTTGGGCTGATGCAGGAATGTTAATTGACTACAACTTTTTTGGAGACGTAGTCACATTCGACACaacctacaaaacaaataaagaataccGGCCACTTGGAGTATTTGTGGGTTTTAACCAGCATAGGCAAATTGTGATATTCGGTGCTGCCCTTATGTATGATGAGACGATAGATTCTTTCAAATGGGTGTTTGGTACATTTTTAGAAGCAATGTGCGGAAAACATCCAAGTACCATACTAACCGACCAAGATCACGCCATGGCAGCCGCTCTTTCAATTGTCATGCCTGAAACATTTCACGGTCTATGTACGTTTCACATAAGGCGTAATTTTATGAAACATCTTGGCAATCACTACAAGGAAAATAGTGATCTTCCATACATGTTTGGTGCCTGCATGTATGAGTTTGAAGAAGTGGAACAATTCAATAGGGTGTGGGAGGCGATGGTGAAAAAACACAatcttgaaaataatgaatggcTCTCGGGGTTGTACAAAATTCGTGATAAATGGGCAAGGTGCAtgatgaaagaaagatggaCCGCGGGAATGCGAAGCACCCAACTCAGCGAAAGCCTAAATGCAGCaattaaaaatcatttgaaactggATCATGACCTTGTGCAGTTCTTTAGACATTTCAATCGGGTGGTTGATGAAAAGAGACATAATGAACTGATCGCAGAATATGAAATGAGGCAAAAGCTCCCCATGGTAGGGTTAAGGCAAACACCTATGCTTGTGCATGCATCAGAGACGTATTCACCAACCGTATTTGTTGCATTCCAAAATGAATATGGCGAGTCAACAGCTATGGTTATATTGAGACAACAAGATGCAGCGATGTTTGTGGAGTTTGCGGTCATGAGGTATGATGGAGGACCTGAAAGAACAGTAGTATTCAATCGGAATGATCTAAGTGTACGTTGCAGTTGCAAAAAATACGAGAATGAAGGCATTTTATGTGGGCACGCGTTGAAGGTGTTTGATACCGTGGGCATAAAAATAATTCCTCCTGAATACATTAAGAGGCGATGGACAAAAAGAGCTCGGGCTGGAGACTGTTTTGATCGGCGAGGACAGGAAGTTGTGGCTGATCCTAAAGTCATGATTTCAACTCGTTATCGGGAGCTCGCTCCAGCCATGATTAAGGTCGCAACTCGAGCAGCAATGTCGGAGGACACCAGCAAAGTAGCAATCACTGTCATATCCGATTTGTCAAAGAGAGTTGAGCTCCTCCTCTCAGAAAGCGAAGAGCAACCtttgcaaaatcaaaaaaatctgaATATGGAGGAAcgagataaaattgaaattgtaaATGAAATGGGGGAGGCAGTAGTCGCAAGAGGCATTAAAAAACGAGGCGGTGGGAAGAAAAGTAGAGTGATGCGAAGTTGGGTCGATAAATTTGACagagtaaaaagaaaatctagatTATCAAGGACTACACAGACTACg GTCTCAGAATCGGAGCCGACATCGATTTCATTTGAAGAATACATGTTTATGGGATGCCGTTCATCTACTGACTCTGTTTCG ACGCATTCAATGAGTCAGACAGTGAATGGCCCTCCAAATGCTGTTGCTCCCGATATCGATGAAAGTCAAACG gTCCACCGTTTGGCTAATCAGGGGCCTCCTGCAAGTGTCCCTACAGAATGGATGCATCCcagattttctattttttccaaGCATAACTCCGTCAGAGATGTTTTAATG GAGGAGCGTGGGGCAATTTCAACACACTGTGATGTTGATGCATATCATGTATTTGCACCATCACCTCAG GAAAGAAATAACACACAGGGATTGCAACTACGCGTTGACGTCGCCTCCCCCCAAAATGAGGTTGATGAATGA
- the LOC113765340 gene encoding L-type lectin-domain containing receptor kinase IV.1-like codes for MSLKPVTAVVAYFFVHIAVGAAASDDVGFIYQGFQSSNLSLDGLATVTKNGLLRVTNSTILQTGYAFYPNPINFKATSNSSAFSFSTQFVFAIVPDVPGVTGTGMAFAVAPRRKLAQVPSDQFLGLFDTNTTGNQTNHVFAVELDIYQDQEIEDINDNHVGIDINSMISKASAPASYQANNKSSFDNLTLISGQPMQLWVEYDGVDRRINVTLAPIEAAKPHTPLLSLKYDLSPILQQTMYVGFSAVSSPLKTGITNFILGWSFRMNGVAQALNLSRLPKLPRIGHKKVSKIFTMGLPLICVLVLIILTSGVAYYLWRKWKFAEVLEEWELAYGPHRFKYKDLYIATKGFREKELLGEGGFGRVYKGILTANKVEVAVKKVSHQGRQGMREFVAEIISIGRLRNRNLVPFLGYCRRKGELLLVYEFMPNGSLDKFLYNQPKYILNWSQRLRVIKGVASGLFYLHEEWEKVVIHRDVKASNVLLDAELNGRLGDFGLARLYDHGTLPQSTHVAGSLGYLAPEHNRTGRATTSTDVYAFGAFLLEVACGRRPIEPRAEPPENIVLVDWIFLCWKAGNILQAVDRKLGAEYVKEEAELVLKLGLLCSHSEPKIRPSMRQVLLYLEGSLALPELSSLAMSVSAVGLGPAHPAGFKDITSSFATSTDKSFSHVADSVLSGGR; via the coding sequence ATGTCGTTGAAACCAGTAACAGCAGTCGTAGCCTATTTTTTCGTTCACATCGCAGTTGGTGCAGCAGCTTCTGATGATGTTGGGTTCATCTATCAAGgatttcaatcatcaaatctaaGCCTGGATGGATTAGCCACAGTCACCAAAAATGGCCTCCTACGAGTAACCAACAGCACCATATTACAAACTGGGTACGCCTTCTATCCTAATCCCATCAACTTCAAGGCCACATCTAATAGTTCAGCTTTCTCCTTTTCCACCCAATTTGTGTTTGCTATAGTACCCGATGTCCCAGGCGTGACCGGTACGGGAATGGCATTCGCGGTTGCACCAAGAAGAAAACTTGCACAAGTGCCTTCCGATCAGTTCCTTGGCCTCTTCGATACAAACACCACTGGAAATCAAACAAATCACGTTTTTGCTGTGGAGCTTGACATTTACCAAgaccaagaaattgaagataTCAATGACAACCATGTTGGTATTGATATTAACTCTATGATCTCCAAGGCATCCGCGCCAGCGAGTTACCAAGCTAATAACAAGAGTTCATTTGACAACTTAACTCTCATCAGCGGTCAACCGATGCAGCTTTGGGTGGAATACGACGGGGTGGATAGGAGAATCAATGTAACATTAGCTCCAATAGAGGCTGCTAAACCACATACTCCTCTTTTGTCTTTGAAATATGATCTTTCGCCAATTTTACAGCAGACCATGTATGTTGGCTTTTCGGCAGTCTCTAGTCCACTCAAAACAGGAATAACTAATTTTATACTTGGATGGAGCTTCAGGATGAATGGCGTTGCACAAGCTCTTAATCTCTCTCGGCTCCCCAAGCTACCTCGGATTGGACATAAGAAAGTGTCTAAAATTTTCACCATGGGATTGCCCCTGATTTGTGTACTTGTGTTGATAATACTAACATCTGGAGTAGCTTATTATCTATGGAGAAAGTGGAAGTTTGCAGAAGTGCTGGAAGAATGGGAGCTTGCTTATGGACCTCACAGGTTCAAGTATAAGGATTTATACATTGCCACCAAGGGGTTCAGAGAAAAAGAGCTGTTGGGAGAAGGCGGATTTGGCAGGGTCTACAAAGGCATTTTGACAGCAAACAAGGTTGAGGTTGCTGTCAAGAAGGTCTCTCATCAAGGAAGACAGGGAATGAGAGAATTTGTTGCAGAAATCATCAGTATTGGTCGCTTACGCAATAGAAATTTAGTACCATTCTTGGGTTATTGTCGGCGTAAAGGAGAGTTACTTTTGGTATACGAGTTCATGCCCAATGGCAGTCTAGATAAGTTTTTGTATAACCAGCCCAAGTATATCCTCAACTGGAGCCAAAGATTGCGAGTCATCAAAGGTGTAGCATCAGGATTATTTTATCTACATGAAGAATGGGAGAAAGTTGTGATCCACAGAGATGTAAAAGCCAGTAATGTATTGTTGGATGCTGAACTGAATGGAAGATTAGGAGATTTTGGCCTGGCAAGGCTATACGATCATGGAACTCTCCCTCAAAGCACCCATGTAGCAGGATCTCTTGGCTACCTTGCCCCTGAGCATAACAGGACAGGGAGGGCCACAACAAGCACTGATGTATATGCTTTTGGGGCCTTTTTGCTAGAAGTTGCCTGTGGAAGAAGGCCAATAGAACCACGAGCAGAACCACCAGAGAATATCGTTTTGGTAGATTGGATATTTTTGTGCTGGAAAGCAGGAAATATTCTCCAAGCTGTTGATCGAAAGTTGGGCGCTGAGTATGTGAAAGAGGAAGCAGAATTGGTGTTGAAACTAGGCTTATTGTGCTCTCATTCAGAACCAAAGATTAGGCCAAGTATGAGGCAAGTTCTGTTGTACTTGGAGGGATCACTTGCCCTGCCAGAATTATCATCGCTGGCCATGAGCGTTTCTGCTGTTGGTCTTGGCCCCGCGCATCCTGCTGGCTTTAAAGATATTACATCGTCATTTGCAACTTCCACAGACAAAAGTTTCTCACATGTAGCAGATTCTGTTCTCTCTGGCGGTCGGTAA